The Pangasianodon hypophthalmus isolate fPanHyp1 chromosome 13, fPanHyp1.pri, whole genome shotgun sequence genome includes a window with the following:
- the si:dkeyp-69e1.8 gene encoding GTPase IMAP family member 1, with protein MEEKTTQGTTHDLDGEPKELRDSAKPECELRLVLLGWAGTGKSSLGNAILGSPVFDTRHGSTSQKPVTMNCEKGCASVAGRQVVVVDTPDWFYSERPEEEVHHQLALCESLAAPGPHAFLLCISIHRPCENLQALDALEKVFGLEAITKHTVVLFTDTDQLSEGQTLKEVLNPEQKDLLELVQRCGDRYHVIKVDEGKEEEKGRKSVEELLEKVEKMVKESGEEFYTCPPLFHIEEEERRMEASIEESSSNEIVSKWKDEVDEDSGVEPEVSTEKTEESGDGLEAEEDIALSPPAPPPSFLRWVWDTVVGWVLWLPSLVRGTTLLGSIVGLFFGGAMGATVGSVATEVGRRKNKTKVKTK; from the exons ATGGAAGAGAAAACAACACAAGGCACAACTCATGACCTGGATGGAGAGCCTAAGGAGCTGAGAGATTCTGCTAAACCAG AGTGTGAGCTGAGGCTGGTGTTGCTGGGCTGGGCAGGCACGGGGAAAAGCAGTTTGGGTAACGCCATCCTCGGCAGTCCGGTGTTTGATACACGCCATGGTTCCACCTCTCAGAAGCCAGTAACCATGAATTGTGAGAAGGGGTGTGCAAGTGTGGCTGGAAGGCAG GTGGTTGTGGTGGACACTCCAGACTGGTTCTACTCGGAGAGGCCCGAAGAGGAAGTGCACCACCAGCTGGCTCTCTGCGAATCCCTGGCTGCTCCAGGACCCCATGCCTTCCTGCTCTGCATCTCTATCCATCGCCCATGTGAGAACCTCCAGGCTCTGGATGCCTTAGAGAAAGTGTTTGGTCTCGAAGCCATCACCAAACACACTGTTGTCCTGTTTACTGATACGGACCAGCTGTCAGAGGGTCAAACACTGAAGGAGGTCCTTAACCCCGAGCAGAAGGATTTGCTGGAATTGGTGCAGAGGTGTGGAGACCGTTATCATGTCATAAAAGTAGATGAaggaaaggaggaggagaaaggcAGAAAGAGTGTGGAGGAGTTGTTGGAGAAGGTGGAGAAGATGGTAAAAGAGAGTGGGGAGGAATTCTATACCTGCCCTCCTCTCTTTCACatagaagaggaagagagaaggatGGAAGCAAGTATTGAGGAAAGCTCATCCAATGAAATCGTGAGCAAGTGGAAAGATGAGGTCGACGAAGACTCAGGTGTGGAGCCAGAAGTGAGCACAGAGAAAACGGAGGAGAGTGGAGATGGTCTGGAGGCAGAGGAGGACATTGCTTTATCTCCTCCTGCACCTCCTCCCTCGTTCTTGCGCTGGGTTTGGGACACAGTGGTTGGATGGGTGCTGTGGCTGCCCAGCCTGGTGAGGGGTACCACTTTACTTGGCTCTattgtggggttgtttttcggGGGTGCCATGGGGGCTACTGTGGGCTCTGTTGCCACCGAGGTGggcagaagaaaaaacaaaacaaaagtaaaaacaaaataa